In Rahnella variigena, one DNA window encodes the following:
- a CDS encoding glycoside hydrolase family 53 protein, whose product MSFSTVAQDVVIKKVANVPADFIKGADISTLIDVEKHGGKFFDQNHKQTDAMVILRQNGFNYVRLRLWVDPQDAQGHPYGGGNNDLATTLELAKRAKAQGFKILLDFHYSDFWTDPGKQFKPKSWEEMDYPQLKTAIHDYSREVIAKFRKQGTVPDMVQVGNEMNGGILWPEGKSWGAGGGEFDRLAGLLNAAIAGVRADEKNPSDIKIMLHLAEGTKNDTFRWWFDEINQRKVPYDVIGLSFYTYWNGPISALQANMDDISKRYNKDVIVVEVAYGYTTKNCDAAENSFTEKEAKDGGYPATVQGQADFLSDMIKSLVAVPDHRGKGLFYWEPTWIAVDGAGWATPAGMTYINDHWKEGNARENQALFSCDGQVLPSINVFH is encoded by the coding sequence ATGTCATTTTCAACGGTGGCACAGGATGTGGTGATTAAAAAAGTCGCCAACGTCCCAGCGGATTTTATCAAAGGCGCTGATATCTCGACGCTGATTGATGTGGAAAAACACGGGGGTAAGTTCTTCGATCAGAATCATAAACAGACCGATGCGATGGTGATCCTCAGACAAAACGGGTTCAACTACGTGCGCCTGCGCTTGTGGGTGGATCCACAAGACGCGCAGGGGCATCCGTACGGCGGCGGCAATAACGATCTGGCCACCACGCTGGAGCTGGCAAAACGTGCCAAAGCGCAGGGCTTTAAAATCCTGCTCGATTTCCATTACAGCGATTTCTGGACCGATCCTGGTAAGCAGTTCAAGCCGAAAAGCTGGGAGGAAATGGATTATCCGCAGCTGAAAACGGCCATTCACGATTACAGCCGTGAGGTGATTGCTAAATTCCGCAAGCAGGGCACCGTGCCGGATATGGTGCAGGTCGGCAATGAAATGAACGGCGGGATTTTATGGCCGGAAGGCAAAAGCTGGGGCGCGGGCGGCGGCGAGTTTGACCGTCTGGCCGGACTGCTGAACGCCGCGATTGCCGGTGTCCGCGCTGATGAAAAAAATCCTTCTGATATCAAAATCATGCTGCATCTGGCTGAAGGCACCAAGAACGATACTTTTCGCTGGTGGTTCGATGAAATCAATCAGCGCAAGGTGCCTTATGACGTCATCGGCCTGTCGTTTTACACCTACTGGAATGGCCCGATTTCCGCCTTACAGGCCAACATGGATGACATCAGCAAACGCTACAACAAAGACGTAATCGTCGTCGAAGTGGCCTACGGTTACACCACCAAAAACTGCGACGCCGCTGAAAACAGCTTCACCGAAAAAGAAGCTAAAGACGGCGGCTATCCTGCCACGGTTCAGGGGCAGGCCGATTTCCTCAGCGACATGATCAAAAGCCTGGTCGCCGTGCCGGATCATCGCGGCAAAGGGTTGTTCTACTGGGAACCGACCTGGATCGCCGTTGACGGCGCAGGCTGGGCGACACCTGCCGGTATGACCTATATCAACGACCACTGGAAAGAGGGCAATGCCCGCGAAAATCAGGCGTTGTTCAGCTGTGACGGTCAGGTTCTTCCTTCCATCAACGTCTTCCATTAA
- a CDS encoding sugar ABC transporter permease, with the protein MSKNSSIKRNRFIRLGLSYFLLLIVAVIIIYPLIWTVGASLNAGNSLLSTSIIPENVSFQHYKDLFNGEVNYVGWYWNSMKISFLTMILTLICVSFTAYSFSRFRFKGRKDGLMLFLLLQMIPQFSALIAIFVLAQLLGLINSHLALVLIYVGGMIPMNTYLMKGYLDAIPKDLDESARMDGAGNFRIFIEIIMPLSKPILAVIALFSFTGPLGDFILSSTILRTPDKYTLPIGLYNLVAQKMGANYTMYAAGAVLIAVPVAIFYLALQKYFVSGLTAGSTKG; encoded by the coding sequence ATGAGTAAGAACAGCAGTATTAAAAGAAACCGGTTTATTCGCCTGGGGCTGAGTTATTTCCTGTTGCTGATTGTGGCGGTGATCATCATTTATCCGCTGATCTGGACCGTCGGCGCCTCGCTGAATGCCGGTAACAGTCTGCTCAGCACATCAATTATTCCGGAGAACGTTTCTTTCCAGCATTACAAAGACCTGTTTAACGGCGAAGTGAATTACGTTGGCTGGTACTGGAACTCGATGAAAATCAGCTTCCTGACCATGATCCTGACGCTGATTTGCGTCAGCTTCACCGCCTATTCCTTCTCGCGCTTTCGCTTTAAAGGCCGTAAAGACGGGCTGATGCTGTTCCTGTTATTGCAGATGATCCCGCAGTTTTCGGCGCTGATCGCCATCTTTGTGCTGGCACAGTTGCTCGGTCTGATTAACAGCCATCTGGCGCTGGTACTGATTTACGTCGGCGGCATGATCCCGATGAACACCTATCTGATGAAAGGCTATCTGGACGCGATTCCGAAAGATCTGGATGAATCAGCGCGGATGGACGGCGCGGGTAATTTCCGCATTTTCATAGAAATCATCATGCCGTTATCAAAACCGATACTGGCGGTGATCGCGCTGTTCTCCTTCACCGGGCCGCTGGGGGATTTCATTCTTTCCAGCACCATTTTACGCACACCGGATAAGTACACCTTACCGATTGGCCTGTACAACCTGGTCGCGCAAAAAATGGGTGCCAACTACACCATGTACGCCGCGGGTGCGGTGCTGATCGCCGTGCCGGTCGCCATTTTCTATCTCGCCTTACAAAAATACTTCGTTTCCGGCCTGACGGCTGGCAGTACAAAAGGATAA
- a CDS encoding LacI family DNA-binding transcriptional regulator: protein MKSKSSTLEDVARYAGVSYQTVSRVLNKSANVSDATRLKVEQAIEVLRYVPNRLAQQLVGKQSFTIGLVTTSLALHAPSQIAASVKKYAHQAGYQVLISMIDEDVNQSIQDSINELKSQRVEKVIINIPLESAEAERIYENNRDILCLFLDVDPTSPVFNVCFNPADGSRASVEYLLNLGHREFALLAGPDDSVSSRLRLQSWQETLAEKGIVPVTVIHGDWSAKSGYYSALQMLRETPQFTAILVGNDQMALGVISALHQHNVAIPQQVSIVGYDDTYDSAFFHPALTTVSLDLDLQSKEAVEHLLADNNDGMPSKILPARLVVRNSASAPGVQDKDLNQIADQLDILARQLRGQ, encoded by the coding sequence ATGAAATCAAAAAGTTCGACATTAGAAGATGTTGCCCGCTATGCCGGTGTTTCGTATCAGACGGTGTCGCGAGTTTTAAACAAGTCGGCCAATGTTTCAGACGCCACGCGTCTGAAGGTCGAACAGGCCATTGAAGTATTGCGCTACGTGCCAAACCGGCTGGCGCAGCAATTGGTTGGAAAACAGAGCTTTACCATCGGACTGGTGACGACATCGCTGGCATTGCACGCGCCGTCACAGATTGCCGCTTCTGTGAAGAAATATGCTCATCAGGCCGGGTATCAGGTGCTGATTTCCATGATTGATGAAGACGTCAATCAGAGCATTCAGGACTCCATTAACGAGCTGAAATCACAGCGCGTCGAAAAGGTCATCATTAATATCCCGCTGGAAAGTGCCGAGGCGGAGCGAATTTATGAAAATAACCGCGACATTCTTTGTCTGTTTCTGGATGTCGATCCGACCAGTCCGGTATTCAATGTCTGCTTCAATCCGGCGGACGGCTCACGGGCCAGCGTGGAATATTTGCTGAATCTGGGACACAGGGAATTTGCCTTACTGGCGGGACCGGATGATTCGGTTTCCTCACGTTTGCGGCTGCAAAGCTGGCAGGAAACGCTGGCAGAAAAGGGCATTGTGCCGGTGACGGTGATCCACGGTGACTGGAGCGCAAAAAGTGGTTATTACAGCGCATTACAGATGCTGCGCGAAACGCCGCAGTTTACCGCCATACTTGTCGGGAATGACCAGATGGCGCTGGGCGTGATCAGCGCGCTGCATCAGCACAATGTGGCTATCCCGCAGCAGGTTTCTATTGTGGGTTATGACGATACGTATGACAGTGCATTTTTCCATCCGGCGCTGACCACGGTATCGCTGGATCTCGATTTGCAAAGTAAAGAAGCGGTTGAACATCTGCTGGCTGATAACAATGACGGGATGCCTTCCAAAATACTGCCCGCCAGACTGGTGGTAAGAAACTCTGCCAGTGCGCCGGGTGTGCAGGATAAGGATCTTAATCAGATAGCCGACCAGCTCGATATTCTGGCCAGGCAGTTGCGCGGCCAGTGA
- a CDS encoding DUF805 domain-containing protein — MTLWQSYVQGWKKYVDFRGRASRKEFWTFALGNLLIIILLTMGVSLGFTLVGNPYSVFYAGVAYTLFALATALPLLAVGVRRMHDINRSGWWFGGVYLAGIVSRLLNSILMEYASPETYVWMKITLGIVLGWIPLLVMVFLCCQKSRPAPATQTRIVE, encoded by the coding sequence ATGACGTTATGGCAGAGTTATGTGCAGGGCTGGAAAAAATATGTGGATTTCCGGGGACGTGCGAGCCGCAAGGAGTTCTGGACCTTTGCGCTGGGCAATTTGCTGATAATTATTTTGCTGACAATGGGTGTGTCATTGGGGTTCACGCTGGTGGGAAATCCTTACAGCGTTTTCTACGCGGGCGTCGCTTATACCCTTTTTGCACTGGCGACGGCATTACCGCTGCTGGCGGTCGGCGTCAGGCGCATGCATGACATTAACCGCTCCGGCTGGTGGTTTGGCGGTGTTTACCTGGCAGGCATTGTCTCGCGTCTGCTGAATTCCATCCTGATGGAATACGCATCACCGGAAACGTATGTCTGGATGAAAATCACGCTGGGCATTGTGCTGGGCTGGATCCCGCTGCTGGTGATGGTTTTTCTGTGTTGCCAAAAATCTCGGCCTGCACCGGCAACCCAAACCCGCATTGTTGAGTAA
- a CDS encoding beta-galactosidase, with translation MTKFPLLSSKISGLLHGADYNPEQWLESPDVLIRDVEMMKEARCNVMSVGIFSWSALEPEEGHFTFGWMDQVLDRLHENGISVFLATPSGARPAWMSQKYPEVLRVGRDRVKALHGGRHNHCMSSPVYAEKVQLMNSALAKRYAHHPAVIGWHISNEYGGECHCNHCQGRFRDWLKARYVTLDALNKAWWSTFWSHTYTDWAQIESPSPQGESGVHGLNLDWRRFNTDQVTRFCSEEIRPLKAENPALPATTNFMEYFYDYDYWKLASVLDFISWDSYPMWHTRKDDIGLAAYTAMYHDLMRTLKQGQPFVLMESTPSFTNWQPVSKLKKPGMHILSSLQAVAHGSDSVQYFQWRKSRGSSEKFHGAVVDHVGHINTRVGREVSELGGILSALAPVAGSRVEAKVAIIFDWESRWAMDDSLGPRNQGLEYENTVAGHYRALWAQGIAVDVINADCELSGYDLVIAPMLYMVRAGVGERITAFVQAGGRFVATYWSGIVNESDLCFLSGFPGPLRPVLGIWSEEIDSLTDDQHNSVSGVEGNALGLNGPYRASELCEVIHLEGAATLATYGDDFYAGTPAVTVNLFGKGQAYYLASRNDQTFHADFYTALAQEMQLPRALEATLPEGMTAARRTDGESEFIFLQNYAAQSQTITLTADYSDMIHGGTLPRKLTLPAFGYQILTRRLPAIS, from the coding sequence ATGACGAAATTTCCTCTTCTGAGCAGTAAGATTTCCGGGCTGTTGCATGGCGCGGATTACAACCCGGAACAGTGGCTGGAAAGCCCTGATGTCCTGATCCGCGATGTCGAAATGATGAAAGAGGCTCGCTGTAATGTCATGTCTGTCGGGATTTTCAGCTGGTCGGCGCTGGAACCTGAAGAAGGCCATTTCACCTTTGGCTGGATGGATCAGGTGCTGGACAGGTTGCATGAAAACGGTATCTCGGTATTTCTCGCCACGCCAAGCGGTGCGCGGCCTGCATGGATGTCGCAAAAATACCCTGAAGTCCTGCGCGTGGGACGCGACCGCGTAAAAGCACTGCACGGCGGACGTCACAATCACTGCATGAGTTCGCCGGTGTATGCCGAAAAAGTGCAGCTGATGAACAGCGCGCTGGCGAAGCGTTACGCCCATCATCCGGCGGTGATCGGCTGGCATATTTCCAACGAATACGGCGGCGAGTGTCATTGCAACCACTGTCAGGGACGTTTTCGTGACTGGCTGAAAGCCCGTTACGTCACGCTCGATGCGCTGAATAAAGCCTGGTGGAGCACCTTCTGGAGCCACACCTATACCGACTGGGCGCAGATTGAATCGCCGTCGCCGCAGGGCGAAAGCGGCGTTCACGGCCTGAATCTCGACTGGCGCCGTTTTAACACCGATCAGGTCACGCGTTTTTGCAGCGAGGAAATCCGCCCGCTGAAAGCGGAGAACCCCGCGTTACCGGCAACCACTAATTTCATGGAATATTTCTACGATTACGATTACTGGAAACTTGCCAGCGTGCTGGATTTCATCTCGTGGGACAGCTATCCGATGTGGCACACCCGCAAAGACGATATCGGTCTGGCGGCGTATACCGCGATGTATCACGACCTGATGCGCACGCTGAAACAGGGTCAGCCGTTTGTACTGATGGAATCCACGCCGAGCTTCACCAACTGGCAGCCGGTCAGCAAACTGAAAAAGCCGGGTATGCATATTCTGTCTTCTTTGCAGGCGGTCGCTCACGGTTCGGATTCGGTGCAGTATTTCCAGTGGCGTAAAAGCCGCGGTTCTTCTGAGAAATTCCACGGCGCGGTTGTCGATCACGTCGGACACATTAATACCCGCGTTGGGCGCGAAGTGTCGGAACTGGGCGGAATTTTATCCGCGCTGGCACCGGTAGCGGGCAGCCGCGTGGAAGCGAAAGTAGCGATTATTTTCGACTGGGAAAGCCGCTGGGCGATGGACGATTCCCTCGGTCCGCGCAATCAGGGGCTGGAATATGAAAACACTGTCGCCGGACATTATCGTGCGCTGTGGGCGCAGGGCATTGCGGTGGATGTGATCAACGCCGACTGCGAATTAAGTGGCTACGACCTGGTGATCGCGCCGATGCTGTATATGGTGCGTGCAGGCGTCGGCGAGCGGATCACCGCATTCGTGCAGGCCGGTGGACGCTTCGTCGCGACCTACTGGAGCGGCATCGTTAACGAAAGCGATTTGTGTTTCCTCAGCGGATTCCCGGGGCCATTGCGTCCGGTGCTCGGTATCTGGTCGGAAGAAATCGACAGCCTGACCGACGACCAGCACAACAGTGTCAGCGGCGTCGAAGGCAATGCGCTCGGGTTAAACGGTCCTTACCGCGCCAGCGAACTGTGTGAAGTGATCCACCTGGAGGGCGCGGCTACGCTGGCGACTTACGGTGATGATTTCTATGCCGGCACGCCAGCCGTGACGGTCAATTTGTTTGGCAAAGGGCAGGCATATTATCTGGCCTCCCGAAACGATCAGACATTCCACGCAGATTTTTACACCGCGCTGGCGCAGGAAATGCAGCTGCCACGGGCGCTGGAGGCAACGCTGCCGGAAGGGATGACGGCGGCGCGACGCACTGACGGTGAAAGTGAATTTATCTTCCTGCAAAACTATGCGGCGCAGAGTCAGACAATCACGTTAACCGCGGATTACAGCGACATGATTCACGGTGGCACTTTACCGCGCAAACTGACGCTTCCGGCATTTGGTTATCAGATCCTGACGCGCCGTTTACCAGCCATTTCTTAA
- a CDS encoding glucose PTS transporter subunit EIIB: MVNIKDFMHVFSAKNKTPENEVPPSTDVALLIDALGGRDNIVNVDACITRLRVTVKELKRVNSGAIQQTGAIGVVIIGQEVHAIFGKQSDSLKKLMTEKFGLKSN, from the coding sequence ATGGTAAATATTAAAGACTTTATGCATGTATTCTCTGCGAAGAATAAAACCCCGGAAAATGAAGTGCCGCCATCCACTGACGTAGCGTTATTAATTGATGCACTCGGCGGTCGCGATAATATCGTTAATGTTGATGCCTGTATTACCCGCCTGCGCGTAACGGTAAAGGAACTCAAGCGCGTAAATTCCGGTGCTATCCAGCAAACCGGCGCGATTGGCGTGGTGATTATCGGTCAGGAAGTACATGCGATATTTGGCAAACAGTCCGACAGCCTGAAAAAATTAATGACTGAGAAGTTTGGCTTAAAAAGTAATTAA
- a CDS encoding maltoporin, with translation MKHNLRTLAVAVSLAITAGPAMANDIDFHGYLRSGLGVSGGGSLEQFQKNKVGRLGNENDTYGEVELGSEVYKKDDVSFYVDSMVSMVSDGSNDDESTVDDDAQFGLRQLNLQIKGLVPWDKDAVIWGGKRYYQRHDLHIIDTKYWNISGAGAGIENLKMGEGTLSLAWIRGDANDVDYRVDGNNDVNINYIDVRYAGIKPWSGAWMEVGADYAMPNLSHDQKEYGGLYDADNGVMLTGEISQDMWGGYNKLVLQYANKGLAQNMISQGGGWYDMWNYTNDATGYRGIITGLIPITSKFSLNHVLTYGHAENITDYTDTTELVSLVGRAQYQWTDYVRTIGEVGTFYQKDDYKNGSNYKQGGQKYTLAMGLAAGPEFMSRPELRVFASYLNDSEHGDTFDDHTKADTWNFGVQVEAWW, from the coding sequence ATGAAACACAACTTACGCACTCTGGCTGTGGCGGTTTCGCTCGCCATCACAGCAGGCCCTGCAATGGCTAATGATATTGATTTTCATGGATATCTGCGTTCGGGGCTGGGGGTTTCTGGCGGTGGCAGTCTGGAGCAATTCCAGAAAAACAAGGTCGGGCGTCTGGGCAACGAAAACGACACATACGGCGAAGTAGAACTGGGCAGCGAAGTCTATAAAAAAGACGATGTGAGTTTTTATGTCGATTCGATGGTCAGCATGGTGTCGGACGGTTCGAATGATGATGAAAGCACCGTCGATGACGATGCACAGTTCGGTCTGCGTCAGCTAAATCTGCAAATCAAAGGGCTGGTGCCGTGGGATAAAGATGCGGTGATCTGGGGCGGTAAACGTTATTACCAGCGCCACGATTTGCACATCATTGATACCAAATACTGGAACATTTCCGGTGCCGGTGCCGGTATTGAAAACCTGAAAATGGGCGAAGGCACGCTGTCTCTGGCGTGGATCCGCGGCGATGCCAATGACGTGGATTACCGCGTGGATGGCAATAATGACGTGAACATCAACTACATCGACGTACGCTATGCCGGCATCAAACCGTGGAGCGGCGCGTGGATGGAAGTCGGTGCCGACTACGCCATGCCAAACCTGTCGCATGATCAGAAAGAGTACGGCGGCCTTTACGACGCGGATAACGGCGTGATGCTGACCGGCGAAATCAGTCAGGACATGTGGGGCGGCTATAACAAACTGGTGTTGCAGTACGCCAACAAAGGTCTGGCGCAGAACATGATTTCGCAGGGCGGCGGCTGGTACGATATGTGGAACTACACTAATGACGCCACCGGTTATCGCGGCATCATCACCGGCCTTATTCCGATCACCAGCAAGTTCAGTCTCAACCACGTGCTGACGTATGGCCATGCCGAAAACATCACCGATTACACCGACACCACTGAGCTGGTTTCTCTTGTGGGTCGTGCGCAATACCAGTGGACCGATTATGTGCGTACCATCGGCGAAGTCGGTACCTTCTACCAGAAAGATGATTACAAGAACGGTTCGAATTACAAACAAGGCGGTCAGAAATATACGCTGGCAATGGGCCTGGCGGCCGGTCCGGAGTTTATGTCACGCCCTGAACTGCGCGTGTTCGCGTCTTATCTGAATGATTCTGAGCATGGCGATACGTTTGACGACCATACCAAAGCGGATACGTGGAACTTTGGAGTCCAGGTGGAAGCCTGGTGGTAA
- the citF gene encoding citrate lyase subunit alpha gives MSHFTEMLHSEYPQLKHLVAFDGAHRTTPYLSDPDARQHRKLCTSLEQAIARSGVKDGMTISFHHAFREGDQVINNVVAMLSKLGFKNLTLASSSLMSCNDALIEHIRSGVISRIYTSGMRGKLADAISHGLMEEPVQIHSHGGRVKLLQDGELNIDVAFLGVPCSDEFGNANGTHGKSCCGSLGYAMVDAQFAKTVVLLTEELVPFPNMPASLLQDQVDYIVKVDQVGDPAKISVGAARVTSNPRELMIARTAAEVIEFSGYFKPGFSMQTGSGAAATACTRFMEEKMERHQITARFALGGITGSLVDLHEKGLIETLLDTQCFDGQAAASLSRNPQHIEISTNVYANPGAKAASCDQLDIVILSALEIDTGFNVNVITGSDGVMRGASGGHCDVASAANLTIVVAPLLRSRIPTVVRRVTTRVTPGESIDVLVTDHGIAVNPARPEIRQRLEDAGMKVMDIEALYQRAISLSGEPKPIEFTDRVVGVIRYRDGSVIDVVHQVREDA, from the coding sequence ATGAGTCATTTCACTGAAATGTTGCACAGCGAATATCCGCAGTTAAAACACCTGGTTGCCTTTGACGGTGCGCACCGGACGACACCTTATCTTTCTGATCCCGATGCCCGTCAGCACCGTAAACTTTGCACTTCACTGGAACAGGCGATTGCCCGCAGCGGCGTGAAAGACGGTATGACCATTTCCTTCCACCACGCGTTTCGTGAAGGCGATCAGGTCATTAATAACGTAGTCGCTATGCTTTCAAAACTCGGCTTTAAAAATCTCACGCTGGCGTCCAGTTCGCTGATGTCCTGCAATGATGCGCTGATCGAACATATCCGCAGCGGCGTCATCAGCCGTATTTACACCTCCGGAATGCGCGGCAAACTGGCTGACGCTATTTCTCACGGACTGATGGAAGAACCGGTACAAATTCACTCGCACGGCGGGCGGGTAAAATTACTACAGGATGGCGAACTGAACATCGATGTCGCATTTCTCGGCGTGCCGTGCAGCGACGAATTCGGTAACGCCAACGGCACACACGGAAAATCCTGCTGCGGTTCGCTGGGCTACGCGATGGTCGATGCACAATTCGCTAAAACTGTGGTGCTGCTGACAGAAGAACTGGTGCCCTTCCCTAATATGCCCGCCAGCCTGCTACAGGATCAGGTGGATTACATCGTCAAAGTCGATCAGGTCGGTGACCCGGCCAAAATCAGCGTCGGTGCCGCCCGTGTCACCAGCAACCCGCGGGAGCTGATGATTGCCCGCACAGCCGCTGAAGTCATTGAATTTTCAGGCTATTTCAAACCCGGATTTTCGATGCAAACCGGATCCGGCGCAGCGGCCACAGCCTGCACCCGTTTCATGGAAGAAAAAATGGAACGCCACCAGATAACCGCCCGTTTTGCCCTAGGCGGTATCACCGGCAGCCTGGTGGATTTACATGAAAAAGGGCTGATTGAAACGTTGCTCGATACACAATGTTTTGACGGTCAGGCGGCGGCATCGCTCAGCCGTAATCCGCAACACATCGAGATTTCTACCAACGTCTATGCCAATCCGGGAGCCAAGGCGGCGAGTTGCGATCAGCTGGATATCGTTATTCTGAGCGCACTTGAAATCGACACCGGTTTCAATGTCAACGTGATCACCGGTTCCGACGGCGTGATGCGCGGTGCTTCCGGCGGTCATTGCGATGTGGCCAGTGCCGCCAATCTGACCATTGTCGTCGCGCCGTTGCTGCGCAGCCGCATTCCGACGGTCGTCCGTCGGGTCACGACCCGCGTGACACCGGGGGAAAGCATTGATGTGCTGGTGACCGATCATGGTATCGCCGTGAATCCTGCGCGACCGGAGATCCGCCAGCGGCTGGAAGACGCAGGGATGAAAGTGATGGATATCGAAGCGTTATACCAGCGCGCCATTTCTCTGAGCGGTGAGCCGAAACCGATTGAATTCACCGACCGCGTCGTCGGCGTGATCCGCTATCGCGACGGCAGCGTGATCGACGTCGTTCATCAGGTCAGAGAGGACGCATAA
- the citX gene encoding citrate lyase holo-[acyl-carrier protein] synthase gives MTTVTPAPAGVSLEDLLAAKELRARRQTDWLTQFTQPLISLTLVTPGPVKDSVAWRQVMRAALQQAEVMLLQHGWPVLKHQVFWLPTGAEAFWCVEHYAPEVKAATVELEHSHALGRLWDFDVICPQAGVVGRRSLDNASRRCLVCDGPAHACARSRKHPLSEVMLKVEALIDGWHRTL, from the coding sequence ATGACTACTGTGACGCCTGCACCAGCAGGCGTCAGTCTGGAGGATTTGCTGGCCGCAAAGGAACTGCGCGCCAGACGGCAAACCGACTGGCTGACACAATTCACACAACCGCTGATTTCACTCACGCTGGTGACGCCGGGGCCGGTGAAAGATTCTGTTGCCTGGCGCCAGGTCATGCGCGCGGCGCTGCAACAGGCCGAGGTCATGTTGCTTCAACATGGCTGGCCGGTGCTTAAACATCAGGTTTTCTGGCTCCCGACAGGCGCGGAAGCGTTCTGGTGTGTGGAGCATTATGCGCCAGAAGTGAAAGCGGCCACGGTTGAACTGGAACATTCTCACGCACTCGGGCGTTTATGGGATTTCGATGTTATCTGTCCGCAGGCAGGCGTTGTTGGACGCCGTTCGCTGGATAATGCCAGCCGCCGCTGTCTGGTTTGCGATGGCCCCGCCCACGCATGCGCCCGCTCGCGTAAACATCCGCTATCTGAAGTGATGCTAAAAGTGGAGGCGCTGATTGATGGCTGGCATCGCACACTCTGA
- the citG gene encoding triphosphoribosyl-dephospho-CoA synthase CitG, translating to MAGIAHSELLSAACIATLAADALRSEVWLTPKPGLVDSINNGSHCDMDLPLFLRSIDAITPWLYQFYALGQQDFLQPAQSMLMRIRPTGIACEQAMFGATQGVNTHKGGIFSLGLLCTAAGRISAHRQLMTRRGICREVAAMTQGLIERELQSCRQPVTAGERLFVAHGMTGARGEVQSGFLTLRRHVLPYWYQENNPERRSLNALLRLMAYNPDTNLVSRGGLNGLHFVQDYARRLLKKGWQKEDLQEMDRQLIARHLSPGGSADLLAIATVLMAFPP from the coding sequence ATGGCTGGCATCGCACACTCTGAGCTCCTTTCTGCTGCCTGCATTGCGACGCTGGCGGCTGACGCCCTGCGCAGCGAAGTCTGGCTGACACCGAAACCAGGGCTGGTGGACAGCATCAATAATGGCTCGCACTGTGACATGGATTTGCCGCTTTTTTTACGCAGCATCGACGCCATCACGCCGTGGCTGTATCAGTTTTACGCTCTCGGTCAGCAGGATTTTTTGCAACCTGCGCAGTCAATGCTGATGCGCATCCGTCCGACCGGGATTGCCTGTGAACAGGCCATGTTCGGTGCCACACAGGGCGTGAATACGCACAAAGGCGGTATTTTTTCGCTGGGACTGTTATGTACAGCGGCTGGCAGGATCAGCGCGCATCGCCAGCTAATGACCCGTCGCGGGATATGTCGCGAAGTGGCTGCCATGACACAAGGGCTGATTGAGCGTGAACTGCAAAGCTGTCGCCAGCCGGTGACGGCGGGTGAACGGCTGTTTGTGGCACACGGCATGACCGGAGCACGCGGCGAAGTGCAGAGCGGATTCCTCACCCTGCGCCGTCACGTTTTACCTTACTGGTATCAGGAAAATAATCCTGAGCGCCGCAGCCTGAATGCCCTGCTGCGTCTGATGGCGTATAACCCTGACACTAATCTGGTGTCGCGCGGTGGTCTGAACGGACTGCATTTCGTGCAGGATTATGCCCGCCGGTTGCTGAAAAAAGGCTGGCAGAAAGAGGATTTGCAGGAGATGGACAGGCAGCTGATTGCCCGCCATCTCAGCCCCGGCGGCAGTGCTGATTTACTGGCGATTGCCACCGTGCTGATGGCTTTTCCGCCATGA